A segment of the Streptococcus chenjunshii genome:
GTAATAAATGAGTTGTAATTTTCCATGCTGGCATTTGACACAATTGTGTTCAAGACTGTGTAAAGAAAATGCATTTAAAGCATATGTTGTTTCGTTTGGAAAATATTTAGTTAATAGCTGTATTAATCCAATACGGTCAATGAGGGTAATCTTATCAGAAAAATCTTCAACTGTTCCTTTTTCAAAGTATGAAGACGTTATAAAGATTCTGTTATGTTTGAATTTTTCAGTATAGCCCATAAAAGCTGCGACTTCATTTTTTGAAATTCTTGAATGGTTGGTTTGTGGACTGTATGATTTACACTGTATGACAAGATGAGGGATTGTTTCATTTTGTTTGTAAACAAGAATGTCTTTCTTATGGTCTGTTAATCCATCATTATTTTTAGCTTCATATCCCATTTTTTGAAAAATATGTATGACTAGATTGACTAATTTTTGTCCTGTAGTATCGGATTTTGAACTTAAAACATCAAATATCCAGTCTTCAATCATAAAGGAATATTTATCAAAAGGCCGTCTTACTGTAATATCTGTATAATTTAGCTGTTCTTGAAGATTATTGTTATTAGAAAGGTTTTGAGTATTACTTTGCTTATCTTTCAAGAAAAATTTGAATAAATTTATCATAGTTTCGTCCCTTTGGTTTTATTATTCAAATCAATTTTTTTGCCTTATTCTCCTGATAAAGTTTTTCAGCGGTTTCTTTAACAAGGTTTTCGTATTTATCAGGAATGAGTGCATTTTTCATGTAATTAATGTAGTTAAAACTTTTATCAATAGGATAGGTAGTGTTGATAAGGTTCATGAAATCAACAATCCTATCACGTTCTGCTACATTTTCTAATCTATGGGAATAAGCTGGTAGTTGACTTAAAATGTTTTCCGTATCATGATTTTTAAGGTGGACGCGTTCATGTAAAATGACATTGATTTTTGCATTATCATCTAAATCTGCTTTAACGAAAATAAAATGTTTATTATAAATTTTGTCGTATCTACCATCTTCATTTAGATTTTCAAGAAAAATAATCTCACAGCCCAATCCTTCTGTCGCTTTGATGATTTGAGCTAATTTCATAAAATGGTTTTTTTATTTTTCCTTATCTTTTGGAGGTTTGTTATCAAAGTAATTTTTTAGAAATTCCTTGATGACTGCTCTGTCGTGGTCACTGATAGGATTACCATTGTAGGCAACTGATCGGTCAAGAGATTCATCTATGTCATCTTCCAGGATTTTTTCGGGAGTGCGTTTGTCATCTGTCTTGCCTAAGAGATAATCTGTTGAAACATTGAAAAAAGTTGCAAATTTTTCTAGGGTTTTTGCTGAAGGTTCTCGTTTTCCTTTTTCCCAACTTAAGTATGCTGGTTGACTCATATTGAGTTTTTCAGCAATTTGTTTTTGAGTCAGTCCTGCTTCTTTTCGCAGTACTTTTAATCGTTCCGGGAACATGATTTTTTACCTCTAAAAAAATATTTTTGTTTTTTTGCAAAAAACGCTTGACAGTATAAGCTATTAGTTATAAAATATTAATATAAGCAATAGCTTATGTAGTTTGTTTGGCACTACTCAGATTGTGAAATAGAATTGATTTTGATGAAATAATACAGAAGTAGGGTTAGGCAAATGATAAAATTTGACCTTTGACAATTAAATAAAAAGTGCGTCAGACAGTCCCGCTAGGCAAGACTGAATAACACACTAATCTAACATAAGCACTTAGATTATATGTTATTTTTTGGGAAAAGTCAAGAGTGGGCTGGAGTTGATAGCAGATTTATTGGAGCTTAGCTTGCTGGTGAGGTAGTTATAGCCAGTTATGGATAAAGAGGATTGTTAATCCTATTGTAATTATAGGGCGCTTCTGAATTTGTTCAATATAAAGACCAATTAGAGTAAGAATGCCTTTTACGATAGCATAAAGAATTTCTGTTAGAATATCCGAAATGTACATATAATTTACCTTCTTTCTTATTTCCTTTTCAGGAATAAAAATCCAGCAAGGGGTGGAGACCATCTGCCCAAGCTGTTTTGTTCTATTTAGTTTGTTGTAATTATTATTTTATTAGAAGATAAAATAAAAGGCAAGCTAGGTTCTGCTAAGTCTGTTATCAAACGTACTCGGCTTTTGCCTAATGAGCCGGCTTGGATAAATCATTGGGAACTGCTGGCGTTGGTGGCGTCGGAAATGCTGAGAGGTAAGATAAGTTCTGCTGGGGTAAGCATAGGCGGTAAGCTAGTCTATAGTGAGTGAGAAGTACATATTAACAGAGAGTGTACTAATATTGCTATAGAAAAGTAACAAATTTTTGAAATGTGCGAAGATAAGAGCATGTATTTTAGATGAATTAGTGTGCTAACACTAAAATAAAAAGCGGCTTTGTAAGTCGCTTTTTTGTTTTGGAAAGACTGTTAATTTAGCAGTTTTTCCAGAGCTTATTGAGTTTTAGGCTATTAATGAAGGGAGTGTTTGTTATTGAGAGGAGAAATTTTTTATAGCCTTGAGAATAGTCGAGGAATAGATTTAGTAGGTGAAGATGTTGTTCAAAAGAATAGTGTCAATCCTAATATTTTTATTATGGGAGAAGCTGGTGAAGGAAAAGGTTTTTTTATTCCAAGTCTGCGCTTAAATCAGGTATGACATCAAAAAAATTAAATTTTGAGTTTGTTAAATAACTTCGTGATAAAAGTTCTTTGTCTTTCATTTGGTGGTTTTTTTTACAATGATAAAGATAGTAGAGTTCATTTTGAAAAATGAAAAATAATTTATCGAATTTACTTCTGAAAAAATTGTCGTTTAGCATTATATTTGGTCTTAAAATGAGAGTTTTAATAGTTTTTTGATGATTTTTAGTAGCTTGTGATAGTCTGTGATTTCCATCAACGAGAAGAAAACCGAATGCCTGAGCATTGTAAAAATGGACTAGTAGGATAGGAAGATCTTTAGGAGTTCTGCTATCGGTTTTTGGAACAGGTGTCCATGTGACAAATTTTCTGGATTTTTCAAAGTAAGTTAGTGGTATATCAGAGGCATATTGTTTATTTTTTTTAGCTATTTCAATAAGGGGAGTGATGTTGAAATTAATAGCTATGTTGTTATCTCCAAAAATAGTTTGTTGTTGAAATGATTCTTCTGTGCTGAGAGTATTTAGAAGGGCTTTTAATTTATTGGGTTGTTTGAGAATTTTAGTGCTGTTTGAATCAGCTTTTTTAAGGGTAATTTTCCATTGGTTTAGATATTGTTTTTGGAGATTGAAGTTAGTGAATATTGGGAATAGTTCGAGTTGTTTCATTAAATTGTTATAGTCAATAGAATAAGGTGACATAGTTGAGAAGTCAATAGGCATGAAGTTCTCCTTAAATTTTATTATATTTTTTGAGTAGGGACTATTTGCTTAATGGAAGTAGAAACAA
Coding sequences within it:
- a CDS encoding restriction endonuclease: MINLFKFFLKDKQSNTQNLSNNNNLQEQLNYTDITVRRPFDKYSFMIEDWIFDVLSSKSDTTGQKLVNLVIHIFQKMGYEAKNNDGLTDHKKDILVYKQNETIPHLVIQCKSYSPQTNHSRISKNEVAAFMGYTEKFKHNRIFITSSYFEKGTVEDFSDKITLIDRIGLIQLLTKYFPNETTYALNAFSLHSLEHNCVKCQHGKLQLIYYGNIPTYKCTNCTAQYKAKDFQPVFKSYAKYRKKD
- a CDS encoding ImmA/IrrE family metallo-endopeptidase — encoded protein: MKLAQIIKATEGLGCEIIFLENLNEDGRYDKIYNKHFIFVKADLDDNAKINVILHERVHLKNHDTENILSQLPAYSHRLENVAERDRIVDFMNLINTTYPIDKSFNYINYMKNALIPDKYENLVKETAEKLYQENKAKKLI
- a CDS encoding helix-turn-helix domain-containing protein gives rise to the protein MFPERLKVLRKEAGLTQKQIAEKLNMSQPAYLSWEKGKREPSAKTLEKFATFFNVSTDYLLGKTDDKRTPEKILEDDIDESLDRSVAYNGNPISDHDRAVIKEFLKNYFDNKPPKDKEK